GCCCGCATCTCCGGCCGCAGCAGCCAGTCGCCCACCCGCGCCTTCCACGAAGGTTCGAGCTGGACGCGGGGATGGGAAGCGTCTTCGGTCATCGCACGATTGTAGGCGGCGCCGATGCTTGCTTGTGTGTGGGAGCCGCCCTTGTGGCCTTTTCGGCCAGTGGCGGCGACGGGCTTTACCGGGAAATCCTCATCGCCGCCATGGCGGCTCCCACGCACCGCAGTGCATGCATCACGCCACCGCCGGCAGCGTCGCCATGTCCCAGCGCGGGGTGACGTGCACCTGCGCGTCGCTGCGCTGGCCGGCTTCCAGGCGCAGTGCGCCGGCGAAGGCGATCATCGCGCCGTTGTCGGTGCACAGCGCCGGGCGCGGGAAGCAGGCGCGGCCGCCGCGCTGCTCGCACATGGCCTGCAGCCTGGCGCGCAGGCGCTTGTTGGCGCCGACGCCGCCGGCGATCACCAGCGTGTCGCTGCCGGCGGCCTCCAGCGCGCGCTGGCACTTGATCGCCAGCGTGTCGACCACCGCGTCCTCGAAGCCGCGCGCGATGTCCGCGCGCGTGGTCTCGCTCTGGTCGCTGTCGCGCCAGGCCAGCAGCACCTGGGTCTTCAGGCCGGAGAAGCTGAAGTCCAGGCCCGGGCGGTCGGTCATCGGCCGGGCGAAGGTGTAGGCCCCCGGCGTGCCGGTCTCGGCCAGCCGCGCCAGCTGCGGGCCGCCCGGATACGGCAGGCCCATCAGCTTGGCGGTCTTGTCGAAGGCCTCGCCGGCCGCGTCATCCAGGGTCTCGCCGAGCAGGCGGTACGCGCCGATCCGGTCCACCGCCACCAGCTGGGTGTGGCCGCCGGACACCAGCAGGGCGACGAACGGCGCCGCGGGCGGGTCGTCCTCCATCAGCGGCGCCAGCAGGTGGCCTTCCATGTGGTGCACGCCGATGGCCGGCAGGTCCAGCGCCCAGGCCAACGCCCGGGCCACGCCGGAGCCCACCAGCAGCGCGCCGACCAGGCCGGGGCCGGCGGTGTAGGCCACGCCGTCCAGATCGCGCGTGGACAGGCCGGCCTCGCCCAGGGTCTGGCGGATCAGCGGCAGCAGCTTGCGCACGTGGTCGCGGCTGGCCAGCTCCGGCACCACGCCGCCGTACTGGGCGTGCAGGGCGATCTGGCTGTAGACCGCGTGGGCGCGCAGGCCGGCTGCGCCGCCCAGGGCGGTGTCGTAGACGGCCACGCCGGTCTCGTCGCAGGAGGTTTCGATGCCGAGGACTTTCATGGCCACAGGATGCGCCCGGACCCGGGCCATTTCCAGTCCGCGCGCTTGCGCGGGGCGGGACGAGCCGCTATAGTGCGCGGCTCACCGGGTTTGAGCCCGGTAATTTTGTGTCCCGGAGATTCCATGCCCAGCGTCAAAGTCCGCGAAAACGAGCCGTTCGAGTTTGCGCTCCGTCGTTTCAAGCGCACCTGCGAAAAGGCCGGCGTGCTGGCCGAAACCCGCAAGCGCGAGTTCTACGAAAAGCCGACCCAGGAGCGCAAGCGCAAGGCCGCTGCCGCGGTGAAGCGCCAGCTGCGTCGCTCCTCGCGCGACGTCACCAAGCGCCAGCGCCTGTACTGAGCGAAGGCGGGTCGTTGCGTCGGCCACCGCCTTGCGCGGTGGACCGGCGGCAAGCCAGACCAAGAGCCGGCACGCGCGAGCGTCGCCGGCTTTTTGTCGTCTCTTTTTCCCGTTCCA
The window above is part of the Pseudoxanthomonas sp. X-1 genome. Proteins encoded here:
- the tsaD gene encoding tRNA (adenosine(37)-N6)-threonylcarbamoyltransferase complex transferase subunit TsaD produces the protein MKVLGIETSCDETGVAVYDTALGGAAGLRAHAVYSQIALHAQYGGVVPELASRDHVRKLLPLIRQTLGEAGLSTRDLDGVAYTAGPGLVGALLVGSGVARALAWALDLPAIGVHHMEGHLLAPLMEDDPPAAPFVALLVSGGHTQLVAVDRIGAYRLLGETLDDAAGEAFDKTAKLMGLPYPGGPQLARLAETGTPGAYTFARPMTDRPGLDFSFSGLKTQVLLAWRDSDQSETTRADIARGFEDAVVDTLAIKCQRALEAAGSDTLVIAGGVGANKRLRARLQAMCEQRGGRACFPRPALCTDNGAMIAFAGALRLEAGQRSDAQVHVTPRWDMATLPAVA
- the rpsU gene encoding 30S ribosomal protein S21 yields the protein MPSVKVRENEPFEFALRRFKRTCEKAGVLAETRKREFYEKPTQERKRKAAAAVKRQLRRSSRDVTKRQRLY